A genomic stretch from Halalkalibacillus sediminis includes:
- a CDS encoding LapA family protein, whose translation MKQQSWIIFTLVFAIIIAVFAVINVDAVEVDFLFTSANAPLILIILLSALLGGLLVTGVSFSKFYQMKRKLKTFENEKSSRDGSATYQDNKKDREKFEAEETPQDQDPTY comes from the coding sequence ATGAAACAGCAATCATGGATTATTTTTACATTAGTATTTGCTATCATTATTGCTGTATTCGCTGTTATTAATGTGGATGCAGTCGAAGTGGACTTTCTTTTCACATCAGCTAATGCACCGCTGATTCTTATTATCTTACTTTCAGCATTATTAGGAGGTTTGTTAGTCACTGGTGTAAGTTTTTCTAAATTTTATCAGATGAAGAGAAAGCTGAAAACGTTTGAAAATGAGAAGAGTTCGAGAGATGGTTCAGCGACTTATCAGGATAACAAAAAGGACCGAGAAAAATTTGAGGCTGAAGAAACACCTCAGGATCAGGACCCAACTTATTAA